One part of the Deinococcus betulae genome encodes these proteins:
- the panB gene encoding 3-methyl-2-oxobutanoate hydroxymethyltransferase, producing MKRSIPELQQAEVPLVMVTAYDYPGGRHAEAAGVDLILVGDSLGNVVLGYDSTAPVTLSDMIHHARAVRRGAPDTFMVVDLPFGTYHTGVQDAMRHAVRVIQETGADAVKMEGATPEILEVVQTLTRNGIPVMGHVGLLPQTATAQGGLRVQGKDDASARLTLDGAAALEAAGAFAIVLEVIPARLAKLVSERLRIPTIGIGAGVHCGGQVLVTHDLLGVYEGEEKKIAKRYAELGRAAREAIEAYAAEVRAREFPTKDNAFVMKDDVLGKLY from the coding sequence ATGAAGCGCTCCATCCCCGAGTTGCAGCAGGCTGAGGTCCCGCTGGTCATGGTGACGGCCTACGACTATCCCGGCGGGCGCCACGCCGAGGCGGCGGGCGTGGACCTGATTCTGGTCGGTGACTCGCTGGGCAACGTGGTGCTGGGCTACGACTCGACGGCGCCCGTGACACTGAGCGACATGATTCACCACGCCCGCGCGGTGCGGCGGGGAGCGCCCGACACCTTCATGGTCGTGGACCTGCCATTTGGCACGTACCACACCGGCGTGCAGGACGCCATGCGCCACGCCGTGCGCGTGATTCAGGAAACGGGCGCCGACGCGGTCAAGATGGAGGGCGCCACCCCCGAGATTCTGGAGGTGGTGCAGACGCTGACCCGCAACGGGATTCCTGTAATGGGTCATGTGGGGCTGCTGCCCCAGACCGCCACCGCTCAGGGTGGTCTGCGCGTGCAGGGCAAGGACGACGCCTCGGCCCGCCTGACCCTGGACGGCGCCGCCGCCCTGGAAGCTGCCGGAGCCTTTGCCATCGTGCTGGAGGTCATTCCTGCCCGCCTGGCCAAACTGGTCAGTGAGCGCCTGAGGATTCCCACCATCGGCATTGGCGCCGGGGTCCACTGCGGGGGTCAGGTGCTCGTGACCCACGACCTGCTGGGTGTCTACGAGGGCGAGGAGAAGAAAATCGCCAAGCGCTACGCGGAACTGGGCCGCGCTGCCCGCGAGGCCATTGAGGCCTACGCGGCAGAAGTGCGCGCCCGCGAGTTCCCCACCAAGGACAACGCCTTTGTGATGAAGGATGACGTGCTGGGCAAGCTGTACTGA
- a CDS encoding MFS transporter translates to MKSAPASANVLQYPEFRAMLVAAVTSTLAGRAVALTVAYQLYQLTKDPLTLGLLGLVEAIPALSLALLGGVVADRSDRRRILLLTIGVEVTCAALFALYAPHAGVGGIWPLLALIFMLGVARGFSDPALPAFQAQVVPRELLLRASAWRSSAWQAAAIIGPALGGVLYASVGAQGAYLVACVLFVVSLGCVAFVKSKGRPAFTPGEPFMQSVKAGLAFVVQRQVLVGSMALDLFSVLFGGAVALLPIFASDILRTGPTGLGLLVAAPSVGSLAVTLLATRRPPGQGAGRTLLVSVAGFGLSIIVFGLSQNLALSVAALIAAGVFDGISMVIRSATLQLKTPDHMRGRVNAVSGMFIGASNELGAFESGVAARLLGTARSVWLGGVVTLVVVAATTLLAPELRAMNLDDIED, encoded by the coding sequence GTGAAGTCTGCCCCCGCGTCGGCCAACGTCCTGCAGTACCCCGAGTTCCGCGCCATGCTGGTGGCCGCCGTGACCAGCACGCTGGCCGGGCGCGCGGTGGCCCTGACGGTGGCCTATCAGCTGTATCAACTGACCAAAGACCCGCTGACCCTGGGGCTGCTGGGGCTGGTGGAGGCTATTCCGGCCCTCAGCCTGGCCCTGCTGGGCGGGGTGGTGGCTGACCGCAGTGACCGGCGGCGCATCCTGCTGCTGACCATCGGGGTGGAGGTGACCTGCGCGGCCCTATTCGCGCTGTACGCGCCGCACGCCGGGGTGGGCGGCATCTGGCCGCTGCTGGCCCTGATTTTTATGCTGGGGGTGGCGCGCGGTTTTTCGGATCCGGCGCTGCCCGCCTTTCAGGCGCAGGTGGTGCCGCGCGAACTGCTGCTGCGGGCGTCGGCGTGGCGCTCCAGTGCCTGGCAAGCCGCTGCCATCATCGGGCCAGCGCTGGGCGGCGTGCTGTACGCCTCGGTGGGGGCGCAGGGGGCGTATCTGGTGGCCTGCGTGCTGTTCGTGGTGTCGCTGGGCTGCGTGGCCTTCGTCAAAAGTAAGGGGCGCCCGGCCTTCACCCCCGGCGAGCCGTTTATGCAGAGCGTGAAAGCGGGCCTGGCCTTTGTGGTGCAGCGGCAGGTGCTGGTGGGCAGCATGGCCCTGGACCTGTTCAGCGTGCTGTTCGGCGGTGCAGTGGCGCTGCTGCCTATTTTCGCCAGCGACATCCTGAGGACTGGGCCGACTGGGCTGGGTCTGTTGGTGGCGGCCCCCAGCGTGGGGTCGCTGGCGGTGACGCTGCTGGCCACGCGGCGCCCGCCTGGCCAGGGTGCGGGGCGCACGCTGCTCGTTTCAGTGGCGGGCTTTGGCCTGAGCATCATCGTCTTTGGGCTCTCGCAGAACCTGGCCCTCAGCGTGGCGGCGCTGATTGCTGCCGGCGTCTTTGACGGCATCAGCATGGTCATTCGCAGCGCGACGCTGCAGCTCAAGACCCCAGACCACATGCGCGGGCGCGTCAATGCAGTCAGCGGCATGTTTATTGGCGCCAGCAATGAGCTGGGGGCTTTTGAAAGTGGCGTGGCGGCGCGGCTGCTGGGCACCGCCCGTAGCGTGTGGCTGGGCGGGGTGGTCACCCTGGTCGTGGTGGCGGCCACCACCCTGCTGGCCCCCGAACTGCGGGCCATGAATCTGGACGACATTGAGGACTGA
- a CDS encoding DUF420 domain-containing protein: MAETINQWAVITIILSGLALCVGVYLIRRGLREAHMRAMIVASSLATIFLVLYLTRLGLGYEKKYVGPEEWRTAYFVLLISHIILAAANLPLAVGALWHAVKGLKAAGNLNNIDTPAARGQFNKHRAWVRWTVPVWLYVAVTGWIIYLVLGRWGEVIKGG, from the coding sequence ATGGCGGAAACCATCAACCAGTGGGCGGTCATCACGATCATCCTGAGCGGCCTGGCCCTGTGCGTGGGCGTGTACCTAATCCGGCGCGGTCTGCGCGAAGCCCACATGCGCGCCATGATTGTGGCGAGCAGCCTGGCAACGATCTTTCTGGTGCTGTACCTGACCCGCCTGGGCCTGGGCTATGAGAAGAAGTATGTTGGCCCTGAGGAGTGGCGCACGGCCTACTTTGTTCTGCTGATCAGCCACATCATTCTGGCGGCGGCCAACCTGCCGCTGGCCGTGGGCGCCCTGTGGCACGCGGTTAAAGGCCTGAAGGCCGCTGGCAACCTGAACAACATCGACACCCCGGCGGCGCGCGGCCAGTTCAACAAGCACCGCGCCTGGGTGCGCTGGACAGTGCCGGTGTGGCTGTATGTGGCCGTTACGGGCTGGATCATCTATCTGGTGCTGGGCCGCTGGGGCGAGGTTATCAAGGGCGGCTGA